A genomic region of Glycine max cultivar Williams 82 chromosome 15, Glycine_max_v4.0, whole genome shotgun sequence contains the following coding sequences:
- the LOC100790986 gene encoding gamma-soluble NSF attachment protein, producing the protein MAASDPDKLMVKADKLTRLSLTRWSADWKSATVLYEQAANGFRVAKDYENAKIAYEKASKGQEMLSSPWDAAKHMESAAALAKDLRHWQEVVDFYRKASELYMECGRPQPASDALAKGARALEDSMSEEAIQLYTDACTILEDDGREQMAFDLYRAATNVYIKLEKYTDAASFMLRLGFAADKCNATNSQCKAYLNAIVIYLYAHDFNQAEKCYNDCSQIDAFLRSDQNRCASNLLAAYTDGDVEEIKRIAQSSVISHLDHVIIKLARKLPTGDVSSLKANKAEDEEEPLDENDLT; encoded by the exons ATGGCAGCTTCTGATCCCGACAAGTTGATGGTCAAAGCTGATAAACT AACAAGACTCAGTCTCACGAGGTGGAGTGCGGATTGGAAAAGTGCTACTGTTCTTTATGAGCAGGCAG CTAATGGGTTTAGAGTTGCCAAGGACTATGAGAATGCTAAAATAGCATATGAGAAAGCTTCGAAAGGACAAGAAATGCTTTCTTC ACCTTGGGATGCGGCTAAGCACATGGAATCCGCTGCTGCTCTCGCAAAGGATCTAAGACACTGGCAAGAAGTTGTGGACTTCTATCGAAAGGCATCTGAATTATATATGGAGTGTGGGAGACCACAACCTGCATCAGATGCTCTTGCAAAGGGAGCCCG TGCTCTGGAAGATAGCATGTCTGAAGAAGCTATTCAGCTATATACAGATGCTTGTACGATTCTCGAAGATGATGGAAGAGAACAAATGGCCTTTGATCTTTATCGTGCTGCCACTAATGTTTATATAAAACTTGAAAA ATATACAGATGCAGCATCTTTCATGTTGAGATTGGGCTTTGCAGCTGACAAGTGTAATGCTACCAATAGCCAGTGCAAG GCATATCTTAATGCAATTGTTATCTACCTTTATGCCCATGACTTTAACCAAGCTGAGAAGTGTTATAATGACTGTTCTCA GATTGATGCTTTTCTGAGAAGTGACCAGAATCGTTGTGCTAGCAACCTACTTGCTGCCTACACAGATGGAGATGTTGAAGAAATCAAACGTATTGCTCAGTCAAGTGTTATTTCACATCTTGACCATGTG ATCATTAAGCTTGCGAGGAAACTTCCAACAGGCGATGTGAGTTCATTGAAGGCTAACAAGGCTGAAGATGAAGAGGAGCCACTCGATGAAAATGACCTCACTTAA